The Desulfobulbaceae bacterium genomic sequence ATGCATAATTTGAAGATTATTTTAGTCGGTTATCGTGCCACTGGAAAAACGACGATTGGCAAGCTTCTCGCGGACAGACTCTCGTTTAACTTTATCGATATGGATAAAGCCATAGAGTCCCGGGAAAACTCCTTAATACGTGACCTGGTTAAAACCAAGGGCTGGCCTTATTTCCGAGAGAAAGAGAAATGCCTGCTCGAAGAGCTTATTAACCAACAAGATAGACTTGTCATCGCCACTGGTGGCGGGGCAATTCTTCATCAGGAACTCTGGCCAAAAGTGTTGCGGGCTGGTATGGTGGTCTGGCTTAAGGCTGACCAAGAGACTATCTGCCGACGCCTGGCCGAAGATGCTCTAACTTGCAGCCAACGACCATCTCTGACAGGAGGCGGAACCGAGCAGGAGGTCGCCTCCGTACTTGCCCAGCGTGAACCTTTATACAAAGCTGGGAGCCATATTGCAGTGGACACCGCCGGCAAGACTATCACGGAGATAGTTGACACTGTTCTAGCCCAATATAAAAGCCGCTTTCCAAATAACGGTTAACAGTTTTCATTTGGCCAAGAACAGTCCTTCTGAAACATTGTAGCATTGATTTTTAAACCAGCAACAGACAACTTTATTACACCATCGGGACAGAGACATGGCAGGAAGCACATTCGGCAAAGTTTTTCGGGTCACAACGTGGGGAGAGTCCCATGGAACTGCTGTTGGAGCAACTATTGACGGCTGCCCTCCGGGCCTATTGCTTGATGAGGCCTTAATCCAACAGGACTTGGACAAGCGGCGCCCAGGGACCGGCGGAGCCGCCAGTCCCCGCCAAGAACCGGACAAGATCGAAATTCTTTCCGGAATCTTTGAAGGCAAAACAACCGGCACACCAATTTCCCTGGTTATATTCAACAAAGATGCCCATAGCAAATCCTACGACCACCTCAAAAACATATTTCGTCCGGGCCATGGCGATATAACCTATCTCAAAAAATACGGTGTTCGTGACCATCGAGGCGGCGGCAGGGCTTCTGCCCGCGAGACAGCCGCCCGAGTTGCAGCTGGAGCTGTAGCCCGAATGCTCCTTGCTCAGTACGGTATAACTGTTAAGGCATACACAACAGCTCTAGGCAACATCACGACAGCTCAAAGAGATTTTTCCGTTATTTTGCAGAACAGGCTGTTCTGCCCCGATTTAAAAGCCGCAGAACAGATGGAAGAACTGGTTAAACAGACCAAAAAAGAAGGCGACACCCTTGGCGGAATCGTTGAAATTTCAGTCCATAACTGCCCAGCTGGACTTGGCGAGCCGGTATTTGACAAACTTGACGCAGCCTTAGCCGGGGCCCTGATGTCAATCGGCGCAGTTAAAGGCGTGGAGATCGGTGCAGGATTTCGTGCCGCGGCCCTGAAGGGCTCCGAAAATAACGACCCCTTAACCCCAGATGGATTTGCTTCAAATAACTCCGGCGGCATTCTTGCCGGCATTTCCAACGGTGATGAACTGATCGCCAGGGTTGCAGTCAAACCGATACCCTCCATCGCCAAAAATCAGCAGACGATCAACCTGGAGGGAGAACCTGTAACTGTCAAAATCGGCGGCAGGCATGATATCTCGGCAATTCCGCGGATTATTCCAGTTTGCGAAGCAATGGTCTGCCTGACCATTGCCGACCACCTGCTCCGCCAAAAAACAGTGCAGTAAAAAAGTAAAACGGCGTAACACACTGTTATTATTGCAATAAATTATTTTTAGGCAATTTTTTAAAAAAATAATTAATGAAAGCCCGTAGACCAGTCGATAAGAATCCAGGGACGGTTTCCCCTGGACAAACGTATGCCGACAACAATAACTGCAAAAATACCGGAAAGCGCCTCTTTTCTCATGGATCGGCAGTCTGAACCGAGCCGCCGAGCTAACTTTCCTGCCCAAGATGACATTCTGGCTTTCGAGGCTCGAGATACTGTTACATTATCCTCACCACAAGTTCCAGGCCTCACTCAGACCCAAGATCACTCAAATGAACAGAGCCAATCTGCGACCGATGACGAAAAGGTACGCTACGAGATTCCAGAGAACCCGCTAAAACTTGAAACAGAAAATGAAGAGGAGCAAACTATCGCCCCACCTGGACAAACAAAACCATCAGGGGAGACACTAACCGTCAGTGAACGGATGGAGATTGCCGACCTGAAGCATCGTGACAAAGAGATTCGGGCCCATGAAAAAGCCCACCTGGCGGCAGCGGCTGCTTATGCTCAAAGCGGCGCCACTTATGAGTATGTAAAAGGTCCAGACGGAAAATCCTATGCTGTACATGGAGAGGTCATGATCAACTCTTCCAGTGCCGATACCCCCGAAGGCACAATTAAAAAAATGAAAGTTGTTCGTAGTGCGGCCCTAGCCCCAGCCAGTCCCTCACCTCAAGACCTTAAGGTTGCAGCCAGTGCAACCCGCCGCATGACAAAAGCTGCCCAAGAACTCCGCTTGGATAAACTTGATGAAGCAAAAAGCAAATTCCACCAGGAAGTTCAACGCTATGAACGAGTAGAAAAAGAAATTGAGGAAGAACAAACTGAACAACTCGAGTTGAAAGGAGCCCCCGAGGCAACTATCCCAGAGAAACTCGACACCAGCAACGGCCCCCTCTTGCGCTTCCATGTTAAATCCTATCAGCAAAGCGCCGCTGACATTGCCAAATATCAGTACAACTCTCTTGAGCTTTATACTTAGCCAGTTCTTCTCCCCTGACATCCCTGCATAGTAAAACAACTCTGCCGCCACTCACAAATTGGTGGCCACAAAGTTTTTGGCAACCGAGAATAAAAACACTGTACTTTCACCACCTGTTTGTGACAAACTATCAAGATTATTTAGTAGTTTTTTCCGCCTTAAATCATTCAACAATACACACCGCCACAATAGCTGAATATGAGCAATACAAAAAACATAGAAAACATCTGGTTTGTCACCAGAGAGTACGGCTCCCTTGCTGGAGCAGGGGGGGTAAAAGATGTTGCAAAACAACTTGCAGAGGCCCTGGCAATAGACGGAAAACAGATACGTGCAGTGTTACCGGCCTACGGGTTTATGGATCCAAAAAAGCTTGGATTCACCCAAAAAGCGCTGACCTTTCAAGTAGATATGTCCTATACCCAGGAAGAACGCCGTGAATGGGTAACTATTTGGCATAAGAAAGATAAAGTCGATATTTACCTTATTGACAGTCCGCGCTTCGCCGAAAAAAGCGGCGTTTACTCCTATACAGTTGATGAAGAAAAGCGAAACCCAGCACATCGTCAGGGCGACGGGCATTATGACTACTTTGCCATGAACGTTCTTTTACAAAAAGCCGCCCTTGCCTTAATAATCGAGCTCGACCAAAAGCCCGACATCATACATTGCCATGATGGCCACACGGCCCTTATTCCCGCTATGATTCGAGAGATTGAGGGCTTCCGGCATTACTTTAAAAACACCGGCACGGTGGTCACAATCCATAACGCTGGACTAGGTTATCATCAAGAGGTCGCAGACCTGCCCTTTGCCCAGACAATTTCAGGACTGCCGGCCAGTGTTATCAAAGCCAACCAACTAAACCTGAATTTTGATCCGTTACTGGCCGCATCACCATATGCCGTAATGAATACGGTGAGTGAAAATTATGCCCGTGAACTCCGAGAAACATCTACTGATGATCTGACCGGCTTGCTTGGCCATACGTTTTTAAAACGAGACGTTACCCTCGAGGGCGTTACCAACGGGATTGATCCTGAAGATTTTGATCTGAAAAATTACAAAAAACTTGGCCTGGCCTGTAGTTTTACGCCTGGCATGGCTCCCAGTCAGAAACTTGACGGGAAGGCAAAATGCCGCAAAGCACTTTGTGACGAACTCAGCACCGCCAAATATCCGGGCATCAAACAAACCGGAGAGATCTCCTTTCAACCAGACCAACCACTTTTTACCTTTATCGGGCGATTTTCCATACAGAAAGGTGTGGACAAAATGACCGAGGCTTTAAAAAACTTATTGCCTATCGATACCGATTTTCAGATACTGATATTGGGCAGCGGCCAAAAAGAGATTGAAGATTCTCTGGTAAGCCTGGCGCGTAACAAGCAAAACAAAGGCCGTGTCTGTGTTTTGCGGGGGTTTGATTCGACCTTGGCAAACAAAGTTTATGCTGCTGGCGATTTCTTTCTCATTCCTTCGCTGTATGAGCCCTGTGGCTTAACCGATTTTATTGCCCAGCTGTTTGGTAATTTACCTATTGTTCATCACACAGGCGGACTTGTTAAGGTGATTGATGGTGAAACAGGTTTTTCATTTCATGAACATAGCGGAGTTGCTTTGGAAAAAACCATGGTAAGAGCTATAGATTCATACAGATTTTCGCGGCAGGAAATTGTTGCGATGCAAAAAAAAGCAGTTCAATTAATCCAGAATAAATACACCTGGGAAAAAGTTAAGGACAGCTACCTGAGCCTCTACACAAAAGCCCTGGCGTCCTTGCAAAATTTTTAATCCAACAAAACGGGAGAAAAAGATGACAATTAGAATTGGCGTTAACGGATTTGGACGAATTGGCAGAAACATATTTCGAGCTATTGACAAAGATCCTGCCTTCAAGGACATCGAAATTGTCGCTATTAACGACCTGACCAGCATCGAAACAACGGCACATCTTCTTAAATACGACTCTATTATGGGAGTCTATGATAAGGATGTTTCTGCAAAGGAAAAGGGCATCTCTGTGAACGGCAGAGATATTAATATTTTCAGCCATAGAAACCCAGCAGACATTCCCTGGGGGGATGTTGGCGTTGAATATGTTGTCGAGTCAACCGGATTTTTCACCAACGATGAAACCGCCGGCGCTCATTTAGATGGCGGTGCCAAGAAGGTTATTATTTCTGCTCCGGCAAAAGGCAATGTGAAAACCCTGGTGATGGGTGTTAATGAAGACGAATACGACCCAATTGAGCATAATATCGTCTCCAATGCCTCCTGCACAACTAACTGCCTGGCCCCAGTCGCCAAGGTTATTCTTGATAAGTTTGGTATTAAAAAAGGGTTGATGACAACAGTACATGCCTACACCAATGACCAAAGCATCCTTGATTTTCCACACAGCGACTTGCGGCGGGCCCGTGCAGCGGCACTATCGATGATCCCAACTAAAACTGGTGCTGCCGCTGCCGTCTCACTGGTTCTGCCTGAACTCAAAGGTAAATTCGACGGCTTGGCTGTTCGAGTTCCCACGCCAAATGTTTCGTTGGTCGACGTGGTTATGGAACTTGAAAAAGAGGCAAGCGTAAACGAAATTAATCAGGCCCTTAAAGCAGGGGCCAACAAATTCCTGGGCTACTCGGAAGAACCGCTGGTCTCTATCGACTATCAGGGAAACCCACACTCTTCTATCGTTGATGCCCTATCAACAAAAGCGATTGGCAATATGGTCAAGATCTTATCCTGGTATGACAATGAGTGGGGATATTCGAACCGAGTTCTTGATCTGGTGCTTCTTATGGAAGGGAAAAAACCTTTATAAAAAAACAGAAAACTGCTTTATTAGCCACAGACCCACACAGACTCACACGGACGCTTCGCTTAACAGCATAAAAACAAATGTTCCTTTAGGATTCATTTCCGATTCCCGTGTTGGCTTGTATTGTACTGTGGCTATTTTTATAATTGTCCGTGTGTGTTCGTGTGGGTCTGTGGCTAGTAATCAATGCCGTTAAAATGGTTCATCTATGAATAACGAGTTCATCGAATCAGATGCATTAAAGGCAAACTTACAGGAAACAGCTGTTGAGGATGTGCCTATTGACCCGTCCTATGCCGTTTTAATAGAAGTCGTAGCAGATTTTCGCGGCATACAAAACAGCATCAATGATCTGCTCTTTGAAATTAACCACCCGTTTCGCAACTGGAGCCTTGTTCTGCCAAAGCTCCGGGCCTTTATCCTCAAACACACCAACCATTACTGCAAACACGACAAAGGGCCTGAGGCCTATTTACGTTTTTTTACTATACATCTCGAAGCCATTGACCAGGGTTGGGCCATTTCAAAAACCAAAAAATCCAACCCCCACCAAATTAGTCAGACCTACGCCCCCAAAAGCGGCGATTCCATCTTGGCCCTGGCCATGGAGTCATTGCTTGCTTATATGGATAAGCATATCAATCTGCTCGATTCTGCAAGCCTAAAACGCTACGAAAACGTTTTAAACTCAAGCTTTGAAAAACTCCATAAACTAGACGACCAAGTTCTGATGTATATGGTTCAGAGCTATCACCCGGTAAAGAAAATCGCCCAGTCAATCATTCGTGCAGCCGGCCAAAATGAGAGCCCGGCAGTATTTGATTTTCAGCCATTTACCAAGCTTTACAAAAAACTTCTGCAAATCGATTATCAATACTGGCTTACGGAAAAAGATCCCCTACCGTGGTTTGTTTCCGAGTGTGGGCATGAAAATGATGAATGGGATGTAAGCGGCCTTTTTTCGGCAATTTCTCACCATAAAATGACCGAGCACCTTACAGCACTTGATGAAAAAAGCGCAGCCAAGCCAAAGACAGCCCAAGAACTTCAACGACTGCTGAAGCAACCAGACCATATTGAAATTGTTCGACTCTATAAAGAGATCCCAGGCAAACTGCTTGCGGTGCCTTTCCCAAACGCTGCCTACCCTGGAAGCCCGGAGATACGTGAGGCTCAAAAGAAAGAGACCTCCTCTTTGGATAAATCAGGCAACCAGCTTGACCGCTTTTCCGAAAACAGAAAGCTGCTTTTTTTGTTTCGGATTATGGACACCCCCGGTCTCTTTCTCATCCATGAAGAGACCCTGCGAGAGATTAACCGCAGCCTGGTTCTTTTAATTCATGAACAGGCCTTCGAGGAAATTGAACAGTTTTTACTGACCACCTTTCAACATTTAAAAGCAAATGTAATAAAATTTCCTCACACCTCCCTGCAGTGTATTCAGGTATTAGGGTCTGAGATTTTCAAGAAGGGCAGTGGCAGTTTGGTGGAAAGCTTTTTATGGGAAGTGGTTCGCTTTGGCTTTCAATATGCCAATGTCACCGGTGTTGATGAAGACTGGCAGCCGATTGCCAACCCCGCCCATCTGGTGAATATCCGAGTGTGGTTAAACCTGATTATGCAGGAGCCTAAATGGTGTTCAACCCTGTTCTCTGCTTTGATCATCAACCTCCATCTTTCTGGAACCTGCATCAAGGACACAGATCTCTTTCAAAGAGACATCACCGAACTGCTCAACCACCCTATTGAACCAATTTACAATTTAGCAAAACAATTTGCCAAGCTGCTGCCGGTTTTCTTCAACGAGATTGGCGCCGAGGGTGAACTGCGTGAAGTATCAACGGAACTCGATGAATCCCACAGTCGCAAAGATGTGCTGATCCATTTTTTAAGAAAGCAGAGCCATGTTGAGTCAAGCAATCTGATTGTTGACTTTATCAAGGCAATTTTTTCATTCTGGCGCTCGCGTGACATTAACGTTCTAAGGGAGTTCCTTCCCCATGAAGTTCTCTACGCCATCAAGACGACAGGCCCATTCATAGACGACCTGCACATTCTTATGAAGAGGGCTTTCGAACTGCCTGATCTCTCCAACATAGAGGACCTGCTTGACTGGGATGAAAAAACTCGGGAAAACTTTCTTGCTCAACAGTCTGACTTAAACTCTGTGGAGGTCAGGCGTTTTTCCCTCCTTATCCACATGTATACTCTGTTGTATGAAAAATATAATCTTGGGTTGCAGGATTTACGTCATCAGCTTGATATTGCCGTTAATTCGGGTTTTCCAGAGATTGAAGAACTCATTGCCGATCTTGAAATATGCGATACCTTTCAATGCCTTGATGCAATATTAACCCATCTTGAAAAACTCCAGGAAACAATTCTGAGCGACGAGATATTCGAAGCAAAGGAAGATATCTATTACAAGCGTCACATTGCGGTTGACATTCCATCGGTGTATGGCCGCTATCGCGAAAAAAAATTCGATGCCATCGGGCTTACCTTCAGGCTGGAAAACCTGGCCAACCTCTACCTGGAAAAAATTCCGGACACTGTAAACCTGTCATTTATTACCGAAATTACTTTTATTCGAATTACCAAGTGCCTAAAGCTCTACCTGCGTGCCCTTAAAATAGATGGTATTACCAGCCGAAACCTTGAAACCTACGTCTCTCTGCTTGAAAGTTCGGTGGAACAAAAACGCTTTTCCTACACCCAATACCTTGATATTTTACGGGGCTTATCAAGCGGAGTTAAAGACATTATTTATGCCTATTACACCAATATTCATCAAAACAACCTTTCCATCATTATTCCCCAGGTAGGCTGCGAAAGCCTGCTGCCGCGCTACAGCAAATTGTGGAGTGAAAATGATATCTCCGGCAGTATTCACCGTTTAAGTGAATCATTCCTGCGCGATCTAATTGCCGGAACCTTCGGCCTGCAAAGCCTGGACAATTTTATTACCAGAATCTATCAAACCCTGGAAAGCCAGAAAGAAGTTCTCGACGAGTCCAAACTCAACCTCCTGATGACCTATAACCCCGAGAATGTAATCAGTTCTCTGCACACGCCCAGCAAAAACACAACAAACCTGATCCTGCTTGGAAACAAGGGCTATAACTTGACGCAACTGGCAGTTGACAACAAGCCTGTGCCAGCTGGATTTATCATTACAACTGAGATTTTCCGCTGCTGGCCGGTTGTTAAAGATTTCTTCAAGGCCCGTGACGAATTTATGGCCCAGATTCGGCAATCCCTAACCGAGGTTGAAAACAAAACCGGTAAACGCTTCGGTGACCCATCTAACCCGCTGCTTGTCTCTGTACGAAGCGGGGCAGCTGTTTCCATGCCCGGCATGATGGCAACACTGCACGATGTCGGTTTAAATGAAGATCTGGCCGAAGAGTTTGCCCATAAAACCGGCAAGGAATATCTGGCCTGGGACAACTACCGCAGGTTTTTACAATCCTGGGCCATGAGTAAAGGTATTGACCGGGAAATCTTCCAAACCTTGATGAACGAGGCAAAGGCCACCCATGATGTCCAGGTGAAGCGCCAGTTTACCCCAGCCCAAATGAAAGAGTTGTCATTAAATTACCAAAAGGCGATTCGCGGTATCGGTATCGGCATCCCTGATGACCCCTGGCTCCAGCTTGTAGGGGCCATTGAAACGGTGCTTGATTCGTGGAACACCGCAAAAACCAAAGAGTACCGAAGCCTGATGGATGTTTCTGACTCCTGGGGTACCGCCGTTATTATCCAGGAGATGGTTTTTGGTAATTTGAGCCCAAAATCCGGCAGTGGTGTTGTTTTTACCGCCCATCCCTATCGTAAAGTCCGCAGGGTAGCACTCTGGGGTGATTATGCAACCGCTGACCAGGGTGAAGATATCGTCTCCGGCCTGGTAACGACCTTTCCAATCTCGGTTGAACAGGCCGAAATTGATGGCCGCTCCAAGGAAAATTCGCTGGAAACACGTTTCCCAAAAATCTATCAACACCTGCGCGACATAGCCCGCGACCTGGTGTATGAAAAGCACTGGAACCCTCAGGACATCGAGTTTACCTTTGAAGGGCCGGAGGCTGCTGACCTGCATCTTCTGCAAACCAGGGATATGATCACCATCAAAAAGAAAGAAAATTTCGATGCCTTTCAAGAAAGCACCGCAATGACCAGGTCGATACTCGGTAAAGGTATTGGAGTCAGCGGCAGCGCCCTGTCGGGTAGGGCCGTTTTTACAGTGGACAATATCAACAGGCTCCGCCAGGAAGATCCTGGAACCCCGCTGATCCTTGTGCGTCAGGACACCGTTCCGGAAGACATTAAAGAGATTTCCCAGGCCGATGGTCTGTTAACTGCCCGAGGCGGCCAGACCTCGCATGCCTCAATTGTTGCTCTGCGACTTGAAAAAACATGTGTGGTTGGTTGCAAGAATCTTAAGGTATTTGAAGCAGAAGAACGCTGCGAGATTAGCGGCCGCGAAATACGTTTTGGTGACCCGATCAGCATTGATGGCCGAAAAGGTCTCTTCCTGCGCGGCACCCACCCCATCAATAATGAGATGCACATTCTGCCTATTTAAAACTCGTATTATGTTATGGAATAATTCGTATTACGAACCTATTTTTCCGTAAACCATGCCCAGTATAAAACGAAAACCATGAGTCGCACCAAAATACCTCTATCCATTGCCATTATTACGTTTAACGAAGAAGAACGGCTTGCTGACTGCCTTAAAAGCATCGCATTTGTTGATGACGTTGTTGTTGTTGACTCCGGCAGCACTGACAACACTGTTGCCATTGCTGCATCATATGGGGCAAAAGTTTTTCAGGAAGAGTGGCAGGGTTTTGGAATCCAAAAACAAATCGCAATAGATCGCTGTCGGAACAAATGGGTGCTTGTGCTTGATGCCGACGAACGGGTTTCGCCCGAGTCAGCAATTGAGATACAACATATTTTAGATAACCCAGGCTCCAATAATGCGTACAAAGTTCCTAGAAAAAACATTTTTTTAAATCGTTGGATACAGCATGCCGGCTGGTGGCCTGATCACGTAGTCAGGTTAATCAATACAAAGTTCTGCAAAATGAACTCAAAACCCGTGCACGAATCCATAATCGTCGAAGGCTCAACAGGAACACTGCAAAATCCATTAATTCACTACGCGACCAGAGACATTAAACATACACTGGCAAAAATAGACCGCTACTCTTCCATTGGCGCCGCCGAACTGTTTGAAAATGGCGAAATGGCCTCATATAACAAGGCGTTAGCTAGGGGTACCTGGGCTTTTTTATATAACTATCTATTCCGAATGGGATTTCGAGATGGTTCACCAGGCTTTATCATTGCGGTTTCTGATGCCATCAACAAATTCTTTAAATATGCCAAACTTGTTGAACTTTCTAATACCCACAAAAAAACTGACAGTTTCCCTTCTTAACAAAGCTAGTTCCTCTTTATGTTTACCTAATAATTGAGTACTATGCAGGCCAATTTTCCTTTATTCCTGAGCCTCTGTACAATCAGTTAAACACGTCATTCCGTCATGTTTTTAGACGGAATCCATATTTGATGGTTGATAAAGACTTGGATTCCCGATAGAAACACCGGAGTCTCTGCTTACCTCGGGGATGGCTACTTTTTGCAAAAGGCTCTTCTAAATAACCAATTTTCCAACTAAACCAAGTAACTGCCGTGGAAATATCAATTGTCATAGTAAACTGGAACACCCGGCAACTGCTCCTTAACTGCCTCGCATCCATTTACGAACATATGCCCCAAATGGTTTATGAGATCTGGGTTGTGGATAATGGTTCAACCGATGACAGTGTTGAAAAAGTCAAAAATACCTACCCAGAAGTTCATGTCATCGAAAACAAGCAAAACTTAGGCTTTGCTGCAGCTAACAATATGGCATTCAGACAAATGAATGGTCGCTATGCTCTGTTGCTTAACTCAGATACAATCTTGACCCATGGCGCTATTCAGCAGTTATATAGGTTTTTAGAGGAAAACCCTAAGGTTGGAATGGCCTGCGGCCAATTACTTAATGAAGATGGTACTCGCCAAAACTCCTTTGCCAATTTCCCAAGCGTCCGGGCAATGCTTACCAACGAGACTCTTCTGCGCTTGTTTTTTCCAAAAAGATTTCCCAGCAAGCGCAGAGACTATTTAAAACCAATACCGGTTGATTCATGTATTGGGGCCTGCATGCTTGTCAGCAAAAAAGCCATGGATGACGTCGGCCTTTTCGATGAAGACTATTTTTTCTATTTTGAAGAAACGGACTGGGCTTACCGCATGCACCGAAATGGCTGGGGGGTATACTTTATTCCTTCGGCAAAGATTTATCATTTGCAGGGACAAACTGCCAAATACAGTGCTAAGACCCGTATCATGTTTTACCGCTCACGATATACCTTTTACAAAAAATGGAATCCTCACAGGCACAAACTGATGGTTGCCACCCTGTTTATCCGTTTGCTCGTTGATCTATTGTTAAACAGTCTCCAGCTTTTGCTAAGCTTGGGGATGAACGGTGACTGTCGTCAAAAAATTACTGTGTATTGCCAACTTATTGGATGGCATTTGCGTGGTTGCCCCAACGGAGGGAAGGCATAACTAACCACGTTCTCAATAGCCCTCCCCATGTATTTTACCCATTAATTACCGCCATAGCAGCAACACAGCAAGAATTATTCCTCTGTACCCACAACCACTATATTATATTGATTTTTTACCACGATTCCGGTAAAAATTATGTATTACAGTTACATTCACCCACAAATAAATACAAACTCTACGTTTATACCGCCATGCCAGTAAATATCAGCAACTTAACCAATGATGCTTTCGGGAAAATCATACGCAAACACCGACAAAAAACCGGGCTTTCAATCAAAGAACTCGCAGACTTGGCAGGGCTTGGTAAAACTGTAATTTTCGACATTGAACATGGCAAGGATACCGTGCGCTTCAGTTCCCTTAAAAAAGTTCTCCACGCACTAAATATTTCCGTACTACTTGAAAGTCCACTGATGAATCATCTCATGGAAAACGGCAATGAGAAAAGCTGAGGTTCGTGTCCACTCAATCACCGCAGGTATTCTTGAGGTACACGACTCCGGTCGTCGTTTTTGCTTTGTTTATGACCCTGACTATGAAGGCCCACCAATATCTCTCACCCTCCCCAAAACCTGTAGCAGATATGAGTTCAATGCGTTCCCACCATTTTTTGATGGGCTGCTTCCGGAAGGCCCCCAACTCGAAGCCCTATTAAAGCAAAACAAAATCGATAGGAATGATTTTTTCAGCCAGCTTGTAGCTGTTGGCCAGGATATGGTCGGGGCTGTCAC encodes the following:
- the gap gene encoding type I glyceraldehyde-3-phosphate dehydrogenase — translated: MTIRIGVNGFGRIGRNIFRAIDKDPAFKDIEIVAINDLTSIETTAHLLKYDSIMGVYDKDVSAKEKGISVNGRDINIFSHRNPADIPWGDVGVEYVVESTGFFTNDETAGAHLDGGAKKVIISAPAKGNVKTLVMGVNEDEYDPIEHNIVSNASCTTNCLAPVAKVILDKFGIKKGLMTTVHAYTNDQSILDFPHSDLRRARAAALSMIPTKTGAAAAVSLVLPELKGKFDGLAVRVPTPNVSLVDVVMELEKEASVNEINQALKAGANKFLGYSEEPLVSIDYQGNPHSSIVDALSTKAIGNMVKILSWYDNEWGYSNRVLDLVLLMEGKKPL
- a CDS encoding phosphoenolpyruvate synthase, with protein sequence MNNEFIESDALKANLQETAVEDVPIDPSYAVLIEVVADFRGIQNSINDLLFEINHPFRNWSLVLPKLRAFILKHTNHYCKHDKGPEAYLRFFTIHLEAIDQGWAISKTKKSNPHQISQTYAPKSGDSILALAMESLLAYMDKHINLLDSASLKRYENVLNSSFEKLHKLDDQVLMYMVQSYHPVKKIAQSIIRAAGQNESPAVFDFQPFTKLYKKLLQIDYQYWLTEKDPLPWFVSECGHENDEWDVSGLFSAISHHKMTEHLTALDEKSAAKPKTAQELQRLLKQPDHIEIVRLYKEIPGKLLAVPFPNAAYPGSPEIREAQKKETSSLDKSGNQLDRFSENRKLLFLFRIMDTPGLFLIHEETLREINRSLVLLIHEQAFEEIEQFLLTTFQHLKANVIKFPHTSLQCIQVLGSEIFKKGSGSLVESFLWEVVRFGFQYANVTGVDEDWQPIANPAHLVNIRVWLNLIMQEPKWCSTLFSALIINLHLSGTCIKDTDLFQRDITELLNHPIEPIYNLAKQFAKLLPVFFNEIGAEGELREVSTELDESHSRKDVLIHFLRKQSHVESSNLIVDFIKAIFSFWRSRDINVLREFLPHEVLYAIKTTGPFIDDLHILMKRAFELPDLSNIEDLLDWDEKTRENFLAQQSDLNSVEVRRFSLLIHMYTLLYEKYNLGLQDLRHQLDIAVNSGFPEIEELIADLEICDTFQCLDAILTHLEKLQETILSDEIFEAKEDIYYKRHIAVDIPSVYGRYREKKFDAIGLTFRLENLANLYLEKIPDTVNLSFITEITFIRITKCLKLYLRALKIDGITSRNLETYVSLLESSVEQKRFSYTQYLDILRGLSSGVKDIIYAYYTNIHQNNLSIIIPQVGCESLLPRYSKLWSENDISGSIHRLSESFLRDLIAGTFGLQSLDNFITRIYQTLESQKEVLDESKLNLLMTYNPENVISSLHTPSKNTTNLILLGNKGYNLTQLAVDNKPVPAGFIITTEIFRCWPVVKDFFKARDEFMAQIRQSLTEVENKTGKRFGDPSNPLLVSVRSGAAVSMPGMMATLHDVGLNEDLAEEFAHKTGKEYLAWDNYRRFLQSWAMSKGIDREIFQTLMNEAKATHDVQVKRQFTPAQMKELSLNYQKAIRGIGIGIPDDPWLQLVGAIETVLDSWNTAKTKEYRSLMDVSDSWGTAVIIQEMVFGNLSPKSGSGVVFTAHPYRKVRRVALWGDYATADQGEDIVSGLVTTFPISVEQAEIDGRSKENSLETRFPKIYQHLRDIARDLVYEKHWNPQDIEFTFEGPEAADLHLLQTRDMITIKKKENFDAFQESTAMTRSILGKGIGVSGSALSGRAVFTVDNINRLRQEDPGTPLILVRQDTVPEDIKEISQADGLLTARGGQTSHASIVALRLEKTCVVGCKNLKVFEAEERCEISGREIRFGDPISIDGRKGLFLRGTHPINNEMHILPI
- a CDS encoding glycogen/starch synthase — its product is MSNTKNIENIWFVTREYGSLAGAGGVKDVAKQLAEALAIDGKQIRAVLPAYGFMDPKKLGFTQKALTFQVDMSYTQEERREWVTIWHKKDKVDIYLIDSPRFAEKSGVYSYTVDEEKRNPAHRQGDGHYDYFAMNVLLQKAALALIIELDQKPDIIHCHDGHTALIPAMIREIEGFRHYFKNTGTVVTIHNAGLGYHQEVADLPFAQTISGLPASVIKANQLNLNFDPLLAASPYAVMNTVSENYARELRETSTDDLTGLLGHTFLKRDVTLEGVTNGIDPEDFDLKNYKKLGLACSFTPGMAPSQKLDGKAKCRKALCDELSTAKYPGIKQTGEISFQPDQPLFTFIGRFSIQKGVDKMTEALKNLLPIDTDFQILILGSGQKEIEDSLVSLARNKQNKGRVCVLRGFDSTLANKVYAAGDFFLIPSLYEPCGLTDFIAQLFGNLPIVHHTGGLVKVIDGETGFSFHEHSGVALEKTMVRAIDSYRFSRQEIVAMQKKAVQLIQNKYTWEKVKDSYLSLYTKALASLQNF
- a CDS encoding shikimate kinase, which translates into the protein MHNLKIILVGYRATGKTTIGKLLADRLSFNFIDMDKAIESRENSLIRDLVKTKGWPYFREKEKCLLEELINQQDRLVIATGGGAILHQELWPKVLRAGMVVWLKADQETICRRLAEDALTCSQRPSLTGGGTEQEVASVLAQREPLYKAGSHIAVDTAGKTITEIVDTVLAQYKSRFPNNG
- the aroC gene encoding chorismate synthase — its product is MAGSTFGKVFRVTTWGESHGTAVGATIDGCPPGLLLDEALIQQDLDKRRPGTGGAASPRQEPDKIEILSGIFEGKTTGTPISLVIFNKDAHSKSYDHLKNIFRPGHGDITYLKKYGVRDHRGGGRASARETAARVAAGAVARMLLAQYGITVKAYTTALGNITTAQRDFSVILQNRLFCPDLKAAEQMEELVKQTKKEGDTLGGIVEISVHNCPAGLGEPVFDKLDAALAGALMSIGAVKGVEIGAGFRAAALKGSENNDPLTPDGFASNNSGGILAGISNGDELIARVAVKPIPSIAKNQQTINLEGEPVTVKIGGRHDISAIPRIIPVCEAMVCLTIADHLLRQKTVQ